The Campylobacter curvus genome includes the window ATTCTGTTTTTATCGGGTCGATGACGATGAGTTTCGCACCGCGGTTTAGTGCTCTTTGGATATGCATAGCTGCGATCGGGTGTCCGTTTTCCGGGTTTGAGCCGATCATTAGGATACAGTTGCTGTATGGTCCGATCTCTGTAAAGCTATTTGTAGCAGCTCCGTTTCCGATTGTTTTAGCGAGTCCCGCTACTGTCGGAGCGTGTCAGATGCGTGCACAGTGATCGACGTTGTTTGTTCCTATGACTGCACGCATGATCTTTTGAGCGACGTAGTTGTCCTCAAGTGTACAGCGTGCGGAGTAGTTTCCGACTAATGCGTCGGGGCCGTATTTTTCTTTGACCTCTTTCATTTTTGAAACGACTAGATCAAGCGCCTCGTCCCAGCTAGCCTCTTCGAGATCTCCGTCCTTACTGAATACGCCGTTTTTCTTGCGTATCATCGGTTTGGTAAGTCTATCAGGAGCTCCTACATAGTCCCAGCCGTAAAAGCCTTTTAGACAAAGATTTCCCTGGTTGATAGGGTTATCTTCGACACCGGTGGCATACTTGATAACGTTGTTTTCGACGTGCAACGTTACTTGACAACCCGTCCCGCAATAAGGACAGATTACTTTGCCCTCTTTCATTCTTTTCTCCTTCTATGTGCAAAATTTGCACATTGATTTATGGTGTAATCTTAGCTCACGTAGTCTTAAATCTTTATTAAAAATTCTTAATTATTTAAATAATAATTTAATTTAAATATTATTTAAGATTATATATCTATCGTCACGATATCAGGTATTTTGCGTATGGTTCGTGATGTTGCGAATTTTGTGAATTTAGGCATTGTAAATTTAAAGTAGTTGAGTTTTCTTATGCAAGATAAAAATATTGATTTAAAATTTTTATAATAGTGAAGATAAAATTTTTAAAATAAAATAGGGGAGCAAGTCCCCTGAAATCATTTATCTCTTATGCCGAGCTCGACGATGAGCTTAGAATATGTAGTGTAGTCTTTGTTTTTGAGATATTTTAGAAGTCTTTTTCTTTGACCTACTAATTTTAAAAGACCAAGGCGTGAAGAGAAGTCTTTTTTGAAAACCTTAAGGTGTTCGGTGAGTTCTGCTATACGTGCTGTTAGAAGCGCGATCTGAACCTCCGGAGAGCCTGTATCTCCCTCTTTTCTAGCGAATTTCGCAACGATTTCTGCTTTTTTAGCCGAATCCAAAGCCATGATGACCTCCTGATTGGTGAATTGAAATTTAAGACGGCGATTATAGCATAGAAAACATAAAAATATATAAAATAAGATAAAATTCGGCTTTTTTAAAAAATTAATCAAAAATGCAGTAAAAATTTTATAAAATAGCCAGCTAATCAAAAGATAAACAAGGAGAGTGCGTGCTTTTTACAAAGGCAAGCGAGTATGCTTTACTTTCGCTTATTTTAATATCCCAAAAATCATCTCCGGTAGATGTCGATACCATTTCAAACGAGCTTAAAATTTCAAAGAGTTTTTTGGCCAAGATCCTTCAAAATTTAGCCAAAGAGCAAATTTTAAAATCCTACAAAGGTGCAAACGGCGGCTTCGCACTGCAAGCCGATCCTCAAAACATAAGCATAAAAACCATAATAGAATGCGCCGAAAAGCGCGAAGTCAGCGTATTTGAGTGCTCGACTTCGGCTGATGGCTGTCCGTCCGCCAAGGCCTCGAGCTGTCAAATCTGGCTGATGTTTACGGGACTGCAAAACAAAGTCGACGAGATGCTTGACGCGATAAAATTAAGCGATATTATCAAGAAGTAGAATTGGCAAAGCAAAAAAATAGCATCCTAACTCTTGTCGCACCCTTTTTGGCGCCTATTTTGAAATTTAGAAGTCTTAGCATCGTTGGCGTCATAATCGCCATTTTAGCGATCATCATCGTGCCGCTGCCAAGCACGGTGCTAGACTTTTTTCTGGCGCTTTCGATTTCGGTCTCGGTGCTCATCATCTTGATCTCCATTTATGTGCCAAAGCCTACCGATCTTAGCACCTTCCCGACACTGATCCTCATCGTTACGCTCTTTCGTTTGTCACTAAATATCGCCACGACGCGTATGATACTAAGCGAAGGGCACAACGGCCCCGAGGCGGTCAGCGAGATCATCTCGAGCTTCGGACAGTTCGTCGTAGGCGGAAACTACGTCATAGGCATCATCGTCTTTTGTATCTTGGTGCTCATAAATTTCATGGTCGTTACCAAAGGCTCGACTCG containing:
- a CDS encoding RrF2 family transcriptional regulator; translation: MLFTKASEYALLSLILISQKSSPVDVDTISNELKISKSFLAKILQNLAKEQILKSYKGANGGFALQADPQNISIKTIIECAEKREVSVFECSTSADGCPSAKASSCQIWLMFTGLQNKVDEMLDAIKLSDIIKK
- the rpsO gene encoding 30S ribosomal protein S15; this encodes MALDSAKKAEIVAKFARKEGDTGSPEVQIALLTARIAELTEHLKVFKKDFSSRLGLLKLVGQRKRLLKYLKNKDYTTYSKLIVELGIRDK